In Streptomyces sp. ITFR-16, the sequence GCGCACGGAGCTGCTGCGCGAGGCACTCGGCTCGGTGCGGGCCGCCGCGGTGGCCACCGGAATCGCCGTAACACGCGCCCATGAGGTGTCGCGCGTCCTGGTGTGACCCGCCCGTCGGCCGACGGGCTGCCGCCCAATTGCCGCACAGGCTGCCCGAACCGGCGCGCGCCGTCTCGTAACGTCGAGACACCGGTGCGGCACCGGATCCCCGTTCCTCGGACTCAGCAGAGGTGAAGCCATGGCTACCAATCCGTTCGACGACGCCGACGGTCGTTTTGTCGTCCTGGCCAACGACGAGGGCCAGCACTCGCTCTGGCCCGCCCAGATCCGCCGCCCTGAGGGCTGGCACCTGGTCCGCGAAGAGGGCAGCAAGCAGGAGTGCTCCGACTATGTGGAGGCCAACTGGACAGACCTGCGCCCCCGCTCGGTGATCACTGCGATGGGCGGCTGACCATAGGGCGCACGCGCCGGGGCGGCGTCGTTGCGGGCTCGGACGAGCCCGCAACGACGCCGCCCCGGCGCGTGCTGTCAGTGCTCACCGACCACGCACCACTCCAGGACAGCCATCGCGGCGGTCATCTTGTGGAAGGCCTGACGCCAGGCGAGGCTGTGTTCGCCGTCAAGCACCTCGTCGGAGACCTCCTGGCCACGGACGGCCGGCAGATCGTGCAGGAAGACCGTGTCCGGGCCGCTGTAGCGCTCGAAGAACTCCCGGTCGATACCGAACCCCTCAAAGGACGAAAGCCAGTTCGGGTCGGCCTTCGGCACGCCCATGGTCTGCCAGCGGCTCGTGTAGACCGCGTCGACAGGGCCCTCGACCGAGGCCGGGTCGGTCACCCGGGTCACCAGGTGCTGTCCACCACTCAGCTTGTCGACCAGATCCATGGAGTCC encodes:
- a CDS encoding MbtH family NRPS accessory protein, with the translated sequence MATNPFDDADGRFVVLANDEGQHSLWPAQIRRPEGWHLVREEGSKQECSDYVEANWTDLRPRSVITAMGG